From Rhodospirillaceae bacterium, the proteins below share one genomic window:
- a CDS encoding ABC transporter substrate-binding protein, whose product MINRNLLIALMLCLIFVTAGFKPAAGQQAFVEPDYFKQDVAAGNLPPVAARVPQQPFIVALNDEAKKTGRYGGTMRILGGRAKDIRLMVVYGYARLVGYNKEMKIVADIAHSVDVEEQRIFTFHLREGHRWSDGHPFTTEDFRYYWEDIASNPEASRMGLPQELLVDGQPPKVDIIDALTVRYSWSRPNPFFLPALAGARPIYIFRPAHYLKQFHPAYTDTKIIKNKVKELGQRNWVSLHFFHDRPYKNNNPDRPSLQPWVLKTPPPSDRFIFERNPYYHRIDAQGNQLPYIDKVAMTIASAKLIPAKAGSGEVDLQGRYLSMSNYTFLKQGEKRNNFKVLRWLSAKGAKNALYPNLNVSDPVWRALFRQPDFRRALSVSINRHDINQVIYYGLALEGNNTVLPQSELSNPSYRKKWAGYDPQLANQMLDTLGLDKRNEEGIRLLPDGRAMEIIVETAGEDVSQIDVLDLIRDDWRKVGIKLFIKPLQREVFRRRIFSGASMMSIWAGLENGIPTAESNPGELAPTNQQQLQWPRWGQFFENQGRAGEPTDVAQAQRLLDLYQAWVNSVSVENKTEIWKEMLEIHADQMFTIGLVAGVSQLVVASNRLRNVPETAIYNWEPGAMFGVHRPDTFWFASP is encoded by the coding sequence GTGATTAATCGCAACCTGCTGATAGCACTGATGCTGTGTCTCATTTTTGTCACGGCTGGCTTTAAGCCAGCGGCAGGCCAGCAGGCGTTTGTCGAGCCTGACTATTTCAAACAAGACGTTGCGGCAGGTAATTTGCCGCCGGTCGCAGCGCGCGTTCCGCAACAACCGTTCATCGTCGCCCTTAATGACGAGGCTAAGAAAACCGGACGTTACGGCGGCACCATGAGAATTCTTGGCGGCCGGGCCAAGGATATCCGTTTGATGGTTGTCTATGGATACGCCCGGCTGGTTGGCTACAACAAGGAAATGAAAATCGTCGCCGACATCGCCCACAGCGTAGATGTCGAAGAACAACGAATTTTCACCTTTCATCTTAGAGAAGGCCATCGCTGGTCCGATGGGCATCCTTTCACGACCGAGGATTTCAGATATTACTGGGAAGATATCGCCAGCAATCCGGAAGCCTCGCGCATGGGATTGCCTCAGGAACTGCTGGTTGATGGCCAGCCGCCTAAGGTTGATATCATTGACGCACTGACGGTTCGCTACAGCTGGTCCAGGCCCAATCCGTTTTTCCTTCCGGCCCTGGCTGGGGCAAGGCCCATCTATATTTTCAGGCCGGCTCATTACCTGAAGCAATTCCACCCCGCGTATACCGATACCAAGATTATAAAAAACAAGGTCAAGGAACTGGGCCAGCGAAACTGGGTGTCGCTGCATTTTTTCCATGACCGCCCTTATAAAAACAACAATCCGGACAGGCCCTCGCTGCAGCCGTGGGTTTTGAAAACACCACCACCATCGGACCGCTTTATTTTTGAACGCAATCCCTATTATCATCGCATCGACGCTCAGGGAAACCAGTTGCCGTATATAGACAAGGTGGCAATGACCATTGCTTCGGCCAAATTGATTCCTGCCAAGGCGGGTAGTGGGGAAGTCGATTTGCAGGGACGCTACTTGAGTATGAGCAATTACACGTTTCTGAAGCAGGGCGAAAAAAGGAATAACTTTAAGGTGCTCAGGTGGCTTTCGGCCAAGGGCGCGAAAAACGCACTTTATCCCAACCTCAACGTCAGCGATCCGGTTTGGCGGGCGCTTTTCCGGCAACCGGATTTCAGACGTGCTTTGTCGGTGTCCATCAACCGCCATGATATCAATCAGGTGATTTATTATGGCCTTGCCCTTGAAGGCAACAACACGGTGCTGCCGCAATCGGAATTAAGCAACCCGTCCTACCGAAAGAAATGGGCGGGATACGACCCCCAACTGGCCAATCAAATGCTCGACACCTTGGGACTGGACAAGAGAAACGAAGAGGGAATTCGGCTGCTGCCCGATGGCCGGGCCATGGAAATCATCGTCGAGACGGCGGGCGAAGATGTCAGCCAAATCGATGTTCTGGACCTTATTCGCGACGACTGGCGCAAGGTTGGCATCAAGTTGTTTATCAAGCCGCTGCAAAGAGAGGTCTTCCGGCGACGGATTTTTTCCGGCGCTTCCATGATGTCGATATGGGCCGGTTTGGAGAACGGGATTCCGACAGCCGAGTCGAATCCCGGGGAACTGGCGCCCACCAACCAGCAACAACTGCAATGGCCCAGGTGGGGGCAATTTTTCGAGAACCAGGGGCGGGCTGGAGAACCCACTGATGTGGCCCAGGCGCAAAGATTGCTGGACCTGTATCAAGCCTGGGTTAATTCTGTCAGTGTTGAAAACAAAACGGAGATCTGGAAGGAAATGCTGGAAATTCACGCCGATCAGATGTTTACCATCGGCCTGGTCGCCGGGGTTTCGCAACTGGTTGTCGCCAGCAATCGTCTTCGTAACGTACCTGAAACGGCGATCTATAATTGGGAGCCGGGCGCCATGTTCGGAGTCCACCGGCCCGATACCTTCTGGTTTGCCTCACCATGA